Within the Acidobacteriota bacterium genome, the region GGGCGGCACCATGCCCTTGATGCGCATCATGGTCACCAGGTTCCCGTAGTGTTCGTTGTCGTGCGCGACGTTGCCGATCAGGCGGCCGGCGCGAGCAATCTCGTTTTGTCCAGACTTGATCATCTCAGCCGCCTTCGCGTCAGTCAGCGTGCTGTACACCGTGTCGCAGTAGGCGAATGAGTCGCCCAGCGCCTTGATGACGGCGGCTTTGGTGGTCGCGGTCTTCTCGAAATCGTCCTTGTTCGGATTCGCCTCGCCCTTGGCAGCCGCGCAGTAGCTGAACTGCGTGTTCGCGATGTGGTCGAAGATCTGGGCGAAGTTCCGCACTTCCTTGGTCGGCTGGAAGGCGTAGTCGGCCTCCGGCACCTTCACCGCCGATTCGGTCAGGTTTCGC harbors:
- a CDS encoding DinB family protein, whose translation is MKRLLTVLVLAMLVALPVAAQAQPPAPPGTPVMGAQAAPAGPTDPLSRVIFNGYNAIKRNLTESAVKVPEADYAFQPTKEVRNFAQIFDHIANTQFSYCAAAKGEANPNKDDFEKTATTKAAVIKALGDSFAYCDTVYSTLTDAKAAEMIKSGQNEIARAGRLIGNVAHDNEHYGNLVTMMRIKGMVPPSTERMQQPRK